From one Thalassobaculum sp. OXR-137 genomic stretch:
- the pglZ gene encoding BREX-1 system phosphatase PglZ type B, whose translation MKTPLDALVSALHDAASYNAAAEAPPEAVVWCDVNREFEPLLPALRERLPELLTYGNFDAATRTGPAVWLRAAVAGAVPAVAIPEESTPILYLPGVARETLKGADDCPTLLQPLVWFTVAGTAFGHVNGKDWTLRGFLTSERGALKLGIADDSASRTALSHAALRFCTRPIEELRSQRWNAHQLNALLAPDLAADMLDWIDGAITELGDPARFAAFANIAEKQLKFDPRKLSPQDATRRLAKREGRWAEVWARFAASTGFEKVVTYLSLEEPGTLFEHQDSYPRLNARDEKDLRQQLLELNDLSPEVAKVRIGELEAKHAWRRETVWARRGEAPLAQALVFIAKIAAAETLPSHDGKALAEAYVAAGADVDWAAMRALAVAPRELDREAVAAALRAVYLPWMDQGALALQELIRVGKVKLAAPPETGHDATTILFVDGLRMDLARELVRRLEDEGVKVSLGWMWSGFPTVTATCKPMVSPVASLLSGPPTTADVLPLSPEGKPATKPVLFKLMEAQGWETDSALLPDAKLWAETGRFDEEGHALGARLAERLSAGIRDAADRILQLVRSGRSLHIVTDHGWLLMPGGLPHAALDVGLVEPNGKRTRCAMVKAQAETSYLQVPWSWNPQVSVATATGARSFYASYEYAHGGVSPQECILPVLKVANDGARRAVTIGQTRWEGLRLRVEVTGGADLRVDLRLGSETSGPTLVKGDRVLDEHGRTSFLVSDEHEREAACLVVLDDDGRVLAHRTLTVGED comes from the coding sequence GGCCGAGGCGCCGCCGGAAGCGGTGGTGTGGTGCGACGTCAATCGGGAGTTCGAACCCCTTCTGCCTGCGCTGCGCGAGCGGCTTCCGGAGCTGCTGACGTACGGCAACTTCGATGCGGCGACACGAACGGGGCCGGCGGTTTGGTTGCGCGCAGCCGTTGCCGGTGCCGTTCCCGCCGTTGCCATCCCCGAGGAGAGCACGCCCATCCTCTATCTGCCCGGTGTCGCTCGCGAGACGCTAAAGGGCGCCGACGATTGCCCGACCCTCCTACAGCCGCTGGTGTGGTTCACCGTGGCAGGCACCGCGTTCGGGCACGTCAACGGCAAGGACTGGACGCTGCGCGGCTTCCTCACCTCCGAACGCGGAGCACTCAAGCTCGGCATCGCCGACGACAGTGCGAGCCGCACAGCGCTCTCTCACGCGGCGCTGCGATTCTGCACGCGCCCGATCGAGGAGTTGCGCAGTCAACGCTGGAACGCGCATCAGCTCAACGCGCTGCTCGCGCCCGACCTCGCCGCCGACATGCTCGACTGGATCGACGGCGCCATCACCGAGTTGGGCGATCCCGCGCGGTTCGCGGCCTTCGCCAACATTGCCGAAAAGCAACTAAAGTTCGATCCGCGCAAGCTGTCCCCGCAGGACGCTACGCGGCGCTTGGCCAAGCGCGAAGGGCGCTGGGCGGAGGTATGGGCGCGTTTCGCCGCCTCTACCGGTTTTGAAAAGGTCGTCACGTATCTCAGCCTCGAAGAGCCGGGAACGCTGTTCGAGCACCAGGATTCGTACCCCCGCTTGAATGCTCGGGACGAAAAGGACCTGCGCCAGCAACTCCTCGAGCTCAACGATCTTTCGCCGGAGGTTGCAAAGGTAAGAATTGGAGAGTTGGAAGCGAAGCATGCTTGGCGGCGCGAGACAGTCTGGGCGCGGCGCGGCGAAGCACCCCTGGCGCAGGCCCTCGTGTTCATCGCGAAAATCGCCGCCGCCGAGACGCTCCCGAGCCATGATGGCAAGGCGCTGGCCGAAGCCTATGTTGCGGCTGGCGCCGATGTGGACTGGGCCGCGATGCGCGCGCTGGCGGTCGCGCCACGCGAGCTCGACCGCGAGGCCGTCGCCGCAGCGCTACGTGCGGTCTATCTGCCCTGGATGGATCAGGGCGCCCTCGCGCTCCAGGAGCTGATCCGGGTCGGCAAGGTAAAGCTCGCTGCTCCGCCCGAGACTGGTCACGACGCCACCACGATTCTGTTCGTAGACGGCTTGCGCATGGACCTTGCCCGTGAGCTGGTCCGCCGCCTGGAGGATGAGGGTGTAAAGGTCTCGCTGGGCTGGATGTGGTCCGGGTTCCCCACCGTCACGGCGACATGCAAGCCGATGGTCTCGCCGGTGGCGTCCCTGCTGAGCGGCCCGCCGACCACCGCCGACGTTCTGCCACTGTCTCCAGAAGGCAAGCCGGCGACGAAACCCGTTCTGTTCAAGTTGATGGAAGCGCAAGGCTGGGAAACGGACAGCGCCCTTCTCCCTGACGCCAAGCTCTGGGCGGAGACTGGGCGGTTCGATGAAGAAGGGCATGCGCTGGGCGCGCGGCTTGCCGAGCGGCTTTCGGCAGGTATCCGGGATGCGGCCGACCGTATCCTTCAGTTGGTGCGCTCGGGACGGAGCCTTCACATCGTTACCGACCATGGCTGGTTGCTGATGCCGGGCGGGCTGCCCCACGCGGCGCTCGATGTCGGCCTGGTGGAGCCCAACGGCAAGCGGACGCGTTGCGCCATGGTGAAAGCGCAGGCCGAAACGTCCTATCTCCAGGTTCCCTGGAGTTGGAACCCCCAGGTCTCGGTGGCGACGGCGACGGGTGCGCGATCATTTTATGCAAGCTACGAGTATGCGCATGGCGGCGTCAGCCCGCAGGAATGCATCCTGCCCGTCCTGAAGGTGGCGAACGATGGCGCACGGCGCGCCGTCACCATTGGACAAACCAGGTGGGAGGGGCTGCGTCTGCGCGTTGAAGTGACCGGCGGCGCCGACCTCCGCGTCGATCTGCGCCTCGGTTCGGAGACCAGCGGACCGACCCTGGTCAAGGGCGACAGGGTTCTCGACGAGCATGGCCGCACGTCGTTCCTGGTCAGCGACGAACATGAGCGTGAAGCCGCCTGCCTTGTCGTACTGGATGACGATGGTCGGGTATTGGCCCACCGCACGCTGACGGTCGGGGAGGACTGA
- the brxL gene encoding protease Lon-related BREX system protein BrxL, whose protein sequence is MIELDDLDRKAAQAFPGHIVRKDLVRRFRGQFPVPTYVVEFMLGRYCASTVPEEIEEGLQMVQSQLSDRTVRAGEEELFKSKARDRGSVRIIDIITARLDAKTDSYLATLPSLRLNDVRISDKIVLDHERMLTGGFYAEIELGYDASIAQEKGGRPFEVLSLREIQLSTRDILDKIAAGRAQLSTREWKDLLLRSIGLEPAALSARAQDTTLLRMIPFVERNYNLIELGPRGTGKSHLFQQVSPYAHLVSGGKATVARMFVNMANGQRGLVCQYDVVCFDEVSGISFDQKDGVNIMKGYMESGEFSRGRESIRAEGSIVMVGNFDVDVQHQQRVGHLFGPMPPEMRNDTAFMDRIHCYLPGWDIPKVSKELFTDRFGLVSDVLAECFSRLRSQSRVNVLQGRVHFGGALSGRDQNAVNKTVSGLLKLLYPDPTIAVPDDDLEWAVRLALEVRRRVKEQQKRIGSAEFRNTQFSYVMGLDGVEKFVSTPELQSEDSIGSDPLPSGQVWAISPGGPDESTGLFRIEVTESPGGGVRILNQSPPGPFRESARIAEQNLYARSRELVGERNPREHEFALQLRSFDAAKSGEKLGVGVLVALCSALVGKPLKGGLVIAGGITLGGTIEPIHNPIDVVELAMEKGASAVLVPVSSRRALIDLSDDVATKVQILFYSDAPDALRKALHD, encoded by the coding sequence GTGATCGAGCTCGACGACCTGGACCGCAAGGCGGCGCAAGCGTTCCCCGGACACATCGTGCGAAAGGACCTAGTTCGCCGTTTTCGCGGCCAGTTCCCCGTTCCGACCTATGTGGTTGAGTTCATGCTCGGCCGCTACTGCGCCAGCACCGTGCCCGAGGAGATCGAAGAAGGTCTCCAGATGGTGCAGTCGCAACTCTCCGACCGGACGGTGCGCGCGGGTGAAGAGGAATTGTTCAAGTCGAAGGCGCGCGACCGCGGCTCCGTTCGCATCATCGACATCATCACCGCCCGGCTCGACGCCAAGACCGACAGCTACCTGGCGACCCTGCCGAGCCTCCGCCTCAACGACGTGCGCATCTCGGACAAGATTGTCCTGGACCACGAACGCATGCTGACGGGCGGCTTCTATGCCGAGATCGAACTCGGCTACGACGCCAGCATCGCACAGGAGAAGGGCGGCAGGCCGTTCGAAGTCCTGAGCCTCCGTGAAATCCAGCTATCGACGCGCGACATACTGGACAAGATAGCTGCCGGCCGTGCCCAACTATCCACGCGCGAGTGGAAAGACCTCCTCCTGCGCAGTATCGGCCTGGAGCCCGCCGCTCTCAGCGCCCGCGCCCAGGACACGACGCTCCTGCGCATGATCCCCTTTGTGGAACGCAACTACAACCTGATCGAACTAGGCCCGCGCGGCACGGGCAAGAGCCACCTATTCCAGCAGGTCTCGCCCTACGCGCACCTCGTTTCCGGCGGCAAGGCGACGGTGGCCCGCATGTTCGTCAACATGGCGAACGGCCAGCGCGGCCTTGTCTGTCAGTACGACGTCGTCTGTTTCGATGAAGTCTCAGGCATTTCCTTCGACCAGAAGGACGGCGTCAACATCATGAAGGGCTACATGGAGTCGGGAGAGTTTTCGCGCGGCCGGGAGAGCATCCGCGCGGAAGGCAGTATCGTCATGGTCGGCAATTTCGATGTGGACGTGCAGCACCAGCAGCGGGTGGGACACCTGTTCGGACCGATGCCGCCCGAAATGCGGAACGACACCGCCTTCATGGACCGTATCCACTGCTACCTGCCGGGGTGGGACATTCCCAAGGTCAGCAAGGAGCTGTTCACAGATCGCTTCGGCCTGGTTAGCGATGTCCTCGCCGAGTGCTTCTCGCGCCTTCGCTCGCAAAGCCGCGTCAACGTCCTCCAAGGACGGGTCCATTTCGGCGGCGCCCTTTCCGGCCGCGATCAGAACGCGGTCAACAAGACCGTCTCCGGCCTGCTGAAGCTTCTCTATCCCGATCCGACCATCGCCGTGCCGGACGACGATCTTGAATGGGCGGTGCGTCTCGCCCTCGAAGTGCGCCGTCGTGTGAAGGAGCAGCAGAAACGCATAGGCTCGGCCGAGTTTCGCAACACGCAATTCAGCTACGTGATGGGCTTGGATGGCGTCGAGAAGTTCGTCTCGACCCCGGAGCTGCAGAGCGAGGACAGCATCGGCTCCGACCCTCTGCCATCCGGTCAGGTCTGGGCGATCAGCCCAGGTGGTCCGGACGAAAGCACGGGTTTGTTCCGTATCGAGGTGACGGAAAGTCCCGGCGGCGGCGTCCGCATCCTGAACCAGTCACCTCCTGGCCCCTTCCGGGAAAGCGCGCGCATCGCGGAACAGAACCTATACGCAAGGTCACGGGAGCTCGTCGGTGAGCGCAATCCGCGCGAGCACGAATTTGCTCTTCAGCTTCGATCTTTCGATGCAGCGAAGAGCGGCGAAAAGCTTGGCGTCGGTGTCCTCGTCGCGCTTTGTTCAGCCCTCGTAGGAAAGCCATTGAAGGGTGGCCTCGTCATTGCTGGCGGCATTACGTTGGGCGGTACCATCGAACCGATCCACAATCCGATCGACGTTGTCGAGCTAGCCATGGAAAAAGGCGCGAGTGCCGTGCTTGTACCGGTGTCCAGCCGCAGGGCGCTGATCGATCTTTCCGATGATGTGGCGACGAAGGTGCAAATTTTGTTCTACTCCGATGCGCCGGATGCGCTTCGAAAGGCGCTGCACGATTAG
- a CDS encoding helix-turn-helix domain-containing protein yields MSEQPYLTVKQVAERLSVSQKHIRRAIASGALTAHRYGRAIRISNDDLMAFERLRRGKELLSR; encoded by the coding sequence GTGTCTGAGCAACCCTATCTGACTGTCAAACAGGTCGCCGAGCGTCTCTCGGTTTCCCAAAAGCACATTCGCAGAGCAATAGCTTCTGGAGCTTTGACCGCTCACAGATATGGTCGCGCGATCCGCATTTCGAACGACGATCTCATGGCATTTGAGCGCCTGCGCAGAGGCAAAGAGCTCTTGTCTCGTTAG